AGAGTATGATTGCAGTTGAGCCCCTGCGAGGACATCCCTGCTGCCATTCACAAGTGCAGTATGTGGGAAGCATCATCACTCTTTATCCAGCATTTGATCTGTATAAATGCGATGCAGAATGTACCAAGTATTGCCATGACTGCTAAGGGTGACTGAACTTAGGCAGTACAACTACTGCAGCACAgtaattcacttttttttttatcaaattcTGCATGTCAAATGTACCAAACACAGCTTGTCAGCCTGCAAATACCTCACTAAATTTCACGCTATTCATTCAGACCCGCATGCTCATTTTTCCAAGTTGAGGTGGGAGAAAGGAATGCTTCAATTATGGTCAACTCAAGACCCTAGAGGTACTCTCTTGCTAAGTGGACAAGAACAAACTGGCCAGTGCAACGTAGCTGGGCACTTGCTCGTGCCTGGGCGCGCTAAAAGCTGCAGCGTTGAAACACAcccacccatttttttttttcacagtgacGGAAGACACGAGTTAGGGTTATATGCGAGAAATACTAACCTGTGGTCGTCCACTGATTTGAACTGCACTGCCATCTTAATGCACAGTTGGCATGACACTGAATTCACCAGAAGGCAGCTACTGTTTCTCATTCATTGCCTTCGATAGGTGTGGCACCCAAACATACAAGCTTCATTACTGCATTCACTTGTTTTACCTAACAAAAGTAACGCACATCGAACACTCGTCATTAGTAAAATTTCGTGCAGTTAGTACTCTTTCAATCTGTATGTACAATTCCTGCGATACGCTCTGCACAAACCAGCAGTGCAAAGGGAAACTGTTGGAGCTAATTAGACCTGTTTTGCAATGAGCGCAATCCTGCACTGCATTCTAACAAAATTTAGTCCAACACAACTTTCCGAGCTGCAACATTGTGGCTCTGAGCTACAGTAATATAACATATGCATTTCAAGCTAAACTTTCTGCTATAGCTTGCATCACTATTATATCAGTTCTTTCACACGACAGTATAAGCAGAGTTTCTGCGGTCCTCTGAAATGCACAGTGCTACATTGCTGTGCTGGCTAAGTAAAGCCAGATTTGTGAAACTTAATTTTTTTTAGGTATTGCCAGCACAGCAAGCGCAGTGACAAACCTGCCAACAAGTTTTCAGTTCTTGGACCACCACCTGCAAAAATGATAGACTTGTGAGGCTGTTACAACCAACCCCTTTGAACTTCTGCATTTGCGGACATGGGTGCTCAAAGCAACTGAAAAGAGCTTATCGGTTATTTTTCCAACCGCAACGTCAACTTAAAGTAATAAAAGACTGCGTTTGTGTGTCTGTCCAATGTTTACTTTCATCAACCAaattaatttgatgtctcgcagCCAGATATGGCACTGCAAGCAAGAACCGTAGGTGCCTTGAGAACCGTAAGATATGTAATATTCAGTGCAATGCAGCTCTGGCTACTCCGAGAATTAAATGGAGCAGACTGCATAGGTACTCCCCTGAAACTTTGTACCGATGAAAAGTGAGCAACACTACAAATCTGCCTTGTATGAAGGCTCGGGGGTTCTTCAGACTCACTCCTCTTTCCAGCAAAAACTTGATTCAGAACAATGATCGACACGGCAGGCAACGAGTTTTTAAATTATACCACAGCATAGGGCATCCTGAATTTGTTCCAGCTCGGTTTGGTTTTCTTTCAAGTTCATTTTTCACTCTCGCCCAAGTTGCACCGTTGCTGGTGCATTTATTACGTTGATGTGCTGGGTAAACGAACCCCCCACGTAACCCTCTCACTAGTTTCAAGTATTACGCAACAGCATAGAAGCCTCACCGGGTCAAAAAGCAGGCAACGGTGACAGTCCAGCGTTGTCCAGAAAAGTCCCGATTGCCTGGCGGGCAGCGACGTCGTCAGTGAAGTCACCAGAGTGGAGAAATCGAAACCCCATTGGCTACAGAGACGTGACATCAACAGACTACAGAATGCATAATGGCTGGACGGAAGTGTAGTCGCCAGACCAGGTTAACGTGTGTGAAGCTCCACCTACCAACCATGGTAGGTGGCAGGTATGGGAAGAGTTCAGGAAGAGCAACCACACCAGTCACTTCCAGCAGAGGCGTCAACAGCTTCGAATGCTATCCCATTGCCAAAAACGTAATGGAATTAGGTGTGCTTGTGTTTTCTTCCCCCACAAGAATGCAGCAGCCAGAAATTAAACCTTTGAAGAATAGACACTGGAGCTGTATTGGAGGTTTTCCGACGCGAGTGCATGAGTTGCCATAATTTAAATGAGTGCCGACCTGGTGTGTTGCAAGCCTAAACAAGAAAGTGACACTAAATCAGTTGTGCAGCATATGTGCAGAGGCCTTATCTCTCTAAAATTTGGTGATTGTGATTAGACCGTGTTCCCTTACTTTCTGGCACACTAGGCAAGTGTTCTAGACAAGTCCGGCAGCCTCAGTATGAGAGTGCTACAGCCAGTCTCTTGCATTTTCCAACGGTGACTAGAGAAAAGCAAAAGCATGCACTGCCAAGCTTCTTAGAGAAAGCTTGTGCACAAGTACACCTGCATTGAAACACAGACAGCAGAACCACGCTGTGAACACAGCAATTGATCTCAAAACATTGCTTTCAATTCAACTGCAACACAACAGCTTCACACTCTACAAGGCTTAGTACCATCTGGATATGAAAGGTTTCATCACGCAGCGTGTGAATGTAAAAAATCCAGCAACATTTGCAGGTCACATTTCGGCAAACTGAATGAAAGACTTTGCGGCAATAAAAAGAAACTTGCTTTTTGAATTGTAAAAGTTACGTTTGCGAATGCTAAATCGGTTTCAAGTTACTGCTTACAGTGAGCACGAGCAACAGAAGTGAACTGTAGACCGAGCAAAGTCTGCAAAGGCAACGCATTTATGTCCGAGAAATACAAGCCCTCGGTATATTGCAAATAACTTTATTTGATTGCTCAGTGTCAACACAGGAGTGCTCGGTCACAATAAAATCAATAAGCACCGCTCTGAACTGTGCACCAATGCCAGCCACTGGCATTGCAATGTCGGCACAAGCTTTGCGGGCTATCAAATACACATATTAAGACCACTTGGCGTGCACACTGTTTGCACCAGGTCATAGTATTTGACCTGATCATACCGTAGCATCTACGGCACATTGTGAAGAGCTGTGTAGAACCCGCTAGTGGACATGGGCGAGCCAGGCTCATAATAAGCTGACTCATTTCTTGCTCATGACGAGTACAgcttgcatgttttttggaattcTTGCACGGTTTAAGGCAAGTAGTGCTCGTTCTAACCATTTTTTCGTTTGCCAACAGATGCCAGCACTTGAACCAAATGACTATTTTAGTGAgatttttaaaaacaaaaaaaaacatctgttCGAGATTAATCTCAGCATCAATGCAGGAGTGCTTAGTCACCATACATTCGTGACTAAGCCACACACACATCAACGTGCAATGCTATATATCACAGTACAATCGTAACATTGGTACACTGAAGAGATTCAGAATATTATATGAGCAGTGCCACTATACAGCATGGGGCAGACAAAACGTGCAGAAGGCACAACACAAGCAGAAAGGAGTCATGCGCTAAGAAAAGTCTCCCGCCACAACGTCTTAGAGAATCTGCGAGGACGCTCGACTAAAAGCATAAACCAAGTCGTAGGAAACTACATACGGTACTGCTACAGGCTATGCTTTGGCAGTAGCCTACGCAGCTTTGTGAGGAAAGAAAAGCTTTTCAGCTAGCTCACCCAAACCCCACGTCCAGATGGATTCCCCCCCAAATAAGAAGGCGGGCCTATCAATCTGACAAGTCATGGCTACACAAAAATGATTTGTGTACCATTCGTGACTAGCATTAATGTTGACCACTCAATCATCTCAATCGAAATTTCGATCACCTCATTCACAAAAGGCATGAAAAGCTGCAACTCGGTGCAAGGCGCTTGCTTTTCAAGCCATGGTGGTGCAGGCCACTACACTAAATAGCTCatgtggacacacacacacacacacacaaaaaaagcttgCATATAGATTCTCCATAGCAGCTAAATGTACAAACTAAATTTAAAACTGACAGGATTATGCCTGGTTCAACTTGCATGGTGttcttaggaaaaaaaaaagctaatggTACAAGTTGCACTGAAGATGTAAAATGCTACTGCACTATGCAAGAAGGGCAAAATATCAAATGCCTTCACATCACAATGTCCGTAACCTTCAGATGCGAAAATATGTTTAGCCAGCAAAAGATGTTGAGGCAGTCAATCTGGCGTGCGCCCCCTGGTTGTGGCTGGCACATCACGGGACCCTTGCACACGCCTGTGATGGCAAACAAGTTCGTCGTAATGTGGCGACGGGCGTTGCGCATGGCTTCCGCCACGGCATGTGGTCCAGCAACCCTGGccaggtgctttcggaaggcatcCGTCCGGCAGAGTTCCTCGTATGCCATGGCCGGTCGCCTCTGGATGCCGAACTTCTCCGGGTCCATCGCAAATTCCACAGCCCTGTTAAGATATGAGACATTGCGTCGGAGGATCTCGTTGATCTCAAAAATGGTTTCCTTAAAGCCAGGCCTCTCCCAAATCTTGAAAGAGGTCAGGACGTGGTTGCCTTGCAGTTCGCGAGCTATGACCTGCAGTTCTGAGAGCTTGGTGCTCAAGTAGCCAAAGTGGTGGAGTGTAGTGTTGTACTTGATTACGTCAAGGAATGCGTCGATGCAAGGGGTCTCGTTGGAAGTGAACTCAAAATCCAGATGCGACACCGACTGGTTTTTCTTCATGGCCCTCATGACTGTTGTCAGTGCCACGCTGTCCGCATTACAAGCGAGCATCTGGACCTGCCTTAAAGTCTTTGTTGTTGTCAGGACTTTGGCAAACCTCCTTGCAGCGGACCCATCCATGTTAGTTTGGGACTCTATGCAGAGAACTTCAAGGCACGGAACGACAGCAAGTGCAACGAACAGGTCTTTTAAGCAAGTGGCATCAAGATCAACGCTCGAGTCCAAGTGCACCGACGTGATTCGGTTGGCGTTTACGCGGAGCGCTGCCGAGAGTTGGAAGACTCCTCGCATGTCGTAACAGAGGCGTACTCGGTCGTAGGCAACCGCACGGTTTAGAGCTCCTGTGACATCTTTGTAGTCCTCTTCATCGTCTGGATCCACGCACCCTAGTGTCAACTCTTTCAGGGCACTGTTGCTCGTGAGTGCATCAACAAGTGCAACAACTCCTTGAGAGTTGATCTGGTTGGCCTCAAGGTTGAGTTTCTCCAGGTGCCTGTTGAACTTAAGCGCTCGTGCAAGCCAGATTGCTGCAATGTCGTCTATCAGGTTTTCCCTCAAGTTGACTTCAGCAAGTCCGCTGTTGAATTCGAGGAGGATAGCAAAAGATTTTGTTTCCGGTTGGCCAAGGTTGCACGCTGTCACAGTCAGGCACTTTAGGGTGCTGTTGTCCTTCAGAACTTCGGCAAGTCTATCAATACCGCCTCGAGTAACACAGCAATTGTGAATTTCCAGCTTGTAGAGGCTGCGGTTCATCTTCAGTCCCTCAGCAACAACTATCAGTTGTTGCTCGTCAAAGCAGGGCACCTCGCGCAACGATAGCTCTTGCAACTTGGAAGACGTGGCCAGAAATTCACCAAGGAAGCGCGCTCCATCATATCCGAGAGCATTGTCATCCAGTTGGATGACCTCGAGGTTGGCATTGCGGCACAGACCCTGCATGAGTTCCTTCCCAGCATTAGGCGACATGTTGTTCTCCAGGAACTGTACTTTCCGGATGCACTTTGACCTAGCCACCATGTCGCCAATGCGGCCAGCTGCAGAGGGTGTCATGGACAGCTTGGAAATGCAGATAGATTCAAGCGCAGGCATCTTGCACAGAGAGTAGACCAATGTGCGCTCTCCTTCTGGCGAGAAGTCCCAGCAGGCTATGGCCAAGTGGCGAAGTCCCCTATTGCAAGCCAGAGCATCGCATAGCACCTGTGGGTAACCGGAGGCCACTGCAGTCTTGTCCAGGTCCAGAGTCTTTATGCATCTGTGCCTTTTGAGCAGGAGGTGGAAGAGTATGCAGGCATCGAAAACCCAGTTGGTGTTTGAATAGATCACCACCGATTCGCTGAGAGAGCAAATGCAAAGCTTGTGTGGCTCCTCCTCTTTGAGCTCCATGTCAACTCTCATCAGTATGCGGTTGAAGGTCCTCAAGTTGTCAAGAATCCAGCAGCGCTCCATGTCCATCATCGAGCACTGCCGCTCCATGCTCAGGCCATCCTTCTGGAACTCCACCTGGATTTCTTGCAGGCGCCTCACAATTTCTTCCACTGGAGGCAAACTAGGGCAGTTTTCGCGGAGATGCAGTGCATAGAGCTGGCCAGTGCCAGCAGCAACGGTTGCCCTTCCAGCTGTTACGCGTGCAGGTTCCACAGCATTACCGGGCATGCAGTTTTTGTTCCTTGATGGGTGTGCAAATGGTTTGGCACCCAAGGCACCACCAGACCTGCAGTTTCCACCTGCCAGTCCTTGTGATGGGACGTTGATGTCTTTTGCTCCAAATGGCCTCGACTGTGCACCACATTCAGACGTTGACACGTGTCTCGCCGCTGATCTTCCATGTTTGGGCAAGTCAGACCTGTGAGTGGCAAAGGAGCTGTTTGGATGTCCGGCATCTGACTTGGTCCTTGATGCCTGCCCACTACGGGCTGAGTTGTGATGGCTGCTTGGCCAGCTGCGCTGA
This portion of the Amblyomma americanum isolate KBUSLIRL-KWMA chromosome 10, ASM5285725v1, whole genome shotgun sequence genome encodes:
- the LOC144106995 gene encoding uncharacterized protein LOC144106995, whose translation is MSIAPPAPRGRGRGRGRPSASSQQLTYSGQVVVGGSASRSLPAAAAAQQPEHECMGAGRASVSCVGAVPTVADNRHLNQATDASRDVLYSAGDHQHSWPSSHRNHDTSGQASWPKPSARHPHNSSNSYSAGSQSSKMTYCNKVLDTAVVPVATRTARKVRSPPPTTVGVSAQQINNKCMDFSRAGASNVSAVPARADRMHLEQDTPETSRYVSYGRTDRQRSWPSSHHNSARSGQASRTKSDAGHPNSSFATHRSDLPKHGRSAARHVSTSECGAQSRPFGAKDINVPSQGLAGGNCRSGGALGAKPFAHPSRNKNCMPGNAVEPARVTAGRATVAAGTGQLYALHLRENCPSLPPVEEIVRRLQEIQVEFQKDGLSMERQCSMMDMERCWILDNLRTFNRILMRVDMELKEEEPHKLCICSLSESVVIYSNTNWVFDACILFHLLLKRHRCIKTLDLDKTAVASGYPQVLCDALACNRGLRHLAIACWDFSPEGERTLVYSLCKMPALESICISKLSMTPSAAGRIGDMVARSKCIRKVQFLENNMSPNAGKELMQGLCRNANLEVIQLDDNALGYDGARFLGEFLATSSKLQELSLREVPCFDEQQLIVVAEGLKMNRSLYKLEIHNCCVTRGGIDRLAEVLKDNSTLKCLTVTACNLGQPETKSFAILLEFNSGLAEVNLRENLIDDIAAIWLARALKFNRHLEKLNLEANQINSQGVVALVDALTSNSALKELTLGCVDPDDEEDYKDVTGALNRAVAYDRVRLCYDMRGVFQLSAALRVNANRITSVHLDSSVDLDATCLKDLFVALAVVPCLEVLCIESQTNMDGSAARRFAKVLTTTKTLRQVQMLACNADSVALTTVMRAMKKNQSVSHLDFEFTSNETPCIDAFLDVIKYNTTLHHFGYLSTKLSELQVIARELQGNHVLTSFKIWERPGFKETIFEINEILRRNVSYLNRAVEFAMDPEKFGIQRRPAMAYEELCRTDAFRKHLARVAGPHAVAEAMRNARRHITTNLFAITGVCKGPVMCQPQPGGARQIDCLNIFCWLNIFSHLKVTDIVM